One Leishmania panamensis strain MHOM/PA/94/PSC-1 chromosome 24 sequence genomic region harbors:
- a CDS encoding notchless-like protein (TriTrypDB/GeneDB-style sysID: LpmP.24.2230), with amino-acid sequence MPVRKKQRRDVVREAELNSNEDGDEAPKIMVRLLDEHGAPSGTQILLPASATPKQLDELLSSLLQDEELKKTPYAFFIGGEQINSSVQDILFRKQKDEYVGRMLKEGRRVRQQDIEKLEFAAPEETVVDIMYKPQAVFRVRPVTRCAGTLDGHSEAVLVVSFSPDSQVLATGGGDKEIRIWDMNTLTPVQELKVHTSWVQVLSWSPDGQFLVSGSKDGILANWTHNGEYSGFKCKKHKAHNHYVSHVSWEPLHRNPQCDRFVSASKDASLKMWNMATGLERSLSGHQSCVTCVKWGGEDRIYSSSQDRTVIVWDAATGSPWCVLRGHAHWVNFLALSTDLVTRTGAFGYEDLKFSTREDMSAHARKRYDALVSRFGGSERLVSCSDDNTMFLWNPQQSVTHVARMTGHQGIVFHIQFSPDGTMLASCSADKSVKLWNAADGTFITTFRGHVAAVYHVSWSLDSRMLVSGSKDTTLKLWSIAKRELVEDMSGHSDEIYATDWSPDGQKVATGSKDKRVRIWIH; translated from the coding sequence ATGCCAGTGCGGAAGAAGCAGAGGCGCGATGTCGTTCGAGAGGCGGAGCTGAACAGCAAcgaagacggcgacgaggcgcCGAAAATCATGGTACGACTTTTGGATGAGCACGGGGCACCAAGCGGCACTCAAATCCTGCTTCCCGCGTCTGCGACACCGAAGCAACTCGATGAGCTTCTCTCGTCACTACTGCAGGACGAGGAGTTGAAAAAGACCCCGTACGCCTTTTTCATTGGCGGCGAGCAAATCAACAGTAGCGTGCAGGACATTCTTTTCAGGAAGCAGAAAGACGAGTATGTAGGACGAATGCTGAAGGAGGGGCGGCGCGTGCGCCAGCAGGATATTGAGAAGCTCGAATTTGCTGCGCCAGAGGAAACAGTGGTGGATATTATGTACAAGCCTCAGGCAGTGTTCCGCGTTCGCCCCGTGACGCGCTGCGCCGGTACGTTGGACGGTCATAGCGAGGCTGTGCTGGTGGTGTCCTTTTCTCCAGACAGCCAAGTGTTGGCTACGGGTGGCGGTGACAAGGAGATTCGCATTTGGGACATGAACACCCTCACTCCCGTGCAGGAGCTCAAAGTTCACACCAGCTGGGTGCAAGTACTCTCGTGGTCTCCGGATGGGCAGTTCTTGGTGAGTGGAAGCAAGGATGGCATTCTTGCCAACTGGACGCACAACGGTGAATACAGCGGTTTTAAGTGCAAGAAGCACAAGGCGCACAACCACTATGTGTCTCATGTCTCCTGggagccgctgcaccgcaacCCACAGTGCGACCGTTTCGTCTCGGCGAGCAAGGACGCGTCGTTGAAGATGTGGAACATGGCAACAGGGCTGGAGCGTTCTTTATCCGGTCATCAGTCGTGCGTCACGTGCGTGAAGTGGGGTGGCGAGGACCGGATCTACTCTTCCTCACAGGATCGTACGGTGATAGTGTGGGATGCCGCCACAGGTTCGCCGTGGTGTGTGCTCCGCGGCCATGCACATTGGGTTAATTTCCTAGCTCTTAGTACAGACCTCGTCACCCGTACTGGGGCCTTCGGCTACGAGGATCTTAAATTCAGCACACGTGAGGACATGagcgcgcacgcacggaAGCGCTACGACGCTTTGGTGTCTCGCTTTGGGGGGTCGGAGCGACTGGTGAGCTGCTCTGATGACAACACAATGTTCTTGTGGAATCCACAGCAGTCGGTGACGCATGTGGCTCGAATGACGGGCCATCAGGGGATCGTGTTTCACATCCAGTTCAGTCCGGATGGGACGATGCTTGCCTCGTGCTCAGCGGACAAGAGCGTGAAGCTGTGGAATGCCGCGGACGGCACGTTCATCACCACCTTTCGGGGGCACGTGGCGGCCGTTTATCACGTCAGCTGGAGCCTCGATTCTCGCATGCTAGTGTCTGGCAGCAAAGACACAACTTTGAAGCTGTGGTCCATAGCGAAGAGGGAACTCGTCGAGGATATGTCCGGCCATAGCGACGAGATTTACGCAACGGACTGGAGTCCAGATGGGCAGAAGGTGGCCACAGGATCGAAGGACAAGCGCGTGCGCATCTGGATCCACTAG
- a CDS encoding zinc-finger multi-pass transmembrane protein (TriTrypDB/GeneDB-style sysID: LpmP.24.2240) produces MMTWEEALTSWGAVYIALLLPAILMLVNFVFGKCFVSEAMCRARHTPQSVHTRSRILGRAYVALVTLSFAWQYYVVMFVVRTQTDGNADVRACNPLFCVWDLIDHLPYLRGMQLSLLVQCCSSDVTYLVLVGLFAFFYASCVFSVPQATPGSAAAEGQDVISYCRRCGTHIHQMDHHCYFIGNCVGERNRRLFLCCLVAGVANLSYLLYKYALWVFAHGDAVTNVGAILVVVFDVFLAGLLGFQVLVLRRGWTTREFLRRRRHEKEPVVRCILRLCFS; encoded by the coding sequence ATGATGACATGGGAGGAGGCACTTACATCATGGGGAGCGGTGTATATAGCACTGCTCCTACCGGCTATCTTGATGCTCGTCAACTTTGTTTTTGGCAAATGTTTTGTGAGCGAGGCCATGTGCAGGGCTCGGCACACACCTCAGTCGGTGCACACTCGGTCGCGCATTCTTGGAAGAGCATATGTCGCCCTtgtcactctctccttcgcgtGGCAGTACTACGTTGTAATGTTCGTGGTTCGAACCCAGACGGACGGAAACGCTGATGTTCGTGCCTGCAACCcacttttttgtgtgtgggacCTGATCGATCACCTGCCATATCTACGGGGTATGCAGCTGTCACTGCTGGTCCAATGCTGCTCTTCAGATGTTACGTATCTCGTTCTCGTTGGGCTTTTTGCGTTCTTTTACGCGTCGTGTGTGTTTAGTGTACCCCAGGCCACCCCtggcagtgccgccgcggaAGGACAGGACGTCATTTCTTACTGCCGGCGTTGTGGCACGCACATCCATCAGATGGACCACCACTGCTACTTTATCGGCAACTGCGTTGGCGAACGTAACAGGCGTTTGTTCCTGTGCTGTCTTGTAGCCGGCGTGGCAAATCTCAGCTATCTCTTGTACAAGTACGCCCTGTGGGTATTCGCGCACGGTGACGCCGTGACAAACGTTGGTGCAATCTTGGTGGTGGTCTTTGACGTGTTCTTGGCCGGTCTTCTTGGATTTCAGGTGCTCGTGTTGCGGCGTGGTTGGACGACAAGAGAGTTCCTGCGCCGCAGGCGGCATGAGAAAGAACCGGTTGTGCGCTGCATACTTCGGCTCTGCTTCTCCTGa
- a CDS encoding TFIIH basal transcription factor complex helicase subunit, putative (TriTrypDB/GeneDB-style sysID: LpmP.24.2250), whose product MKLYVEDVLVVFPYEYIYPEQLDYITELKRGLDKGGHMVLEMPSGTGKTISLLSILVAYLHHHAHEKRKVVYCTRTVEEMVKTMGEMRKLLKHWEAEGEQLRPLRGLCLTAKKNLCIEPSVTSLIHPDKVDAGCRSITAPWQQEGRCGYYDTLIQGPLELPPGVYSLDDLKDFGEQHHVCPYYLVRKALPIVDIIVHSYLYMVDPVVSEVTKAFLNENTIVVMDEGHNVDDVCIEAMSLILTKKDSLDAKQNMKDLNKELDHLKATNRQQLQDEYDRLVNGLAMAEMARIPEERAVVVAPAIPANVAEGAIPASLRQANHFLVFMQRLVDFTHRIVARITRTYVADPLTFLTKLKEECALEISHFRYLSERLKVLLTTLQVTNTGKYRPVALIAQMYTLLSMYYTDDRYEKPGFVVVCEAFDPTRPQIPDPVIRTVCVDASLALRDTFGRYRSVILTSGTLSPMDIYPKILGFAPAVSKSFQMTLSRKCIAPVIVTRSSESVSITAEEVTSSFKVRTNPAAQALVTSAYESLLFELAKTVPDGMVCFFTGYQYMGEVLLAWHSSGFLQKLAKHKLIFVETQGVEETSVALANYRRACDIGRGAIFMSIARGKIAEGIDFDRHYGRAVIMFGVPFLPPNDEPLRQRMHWMEVCLGISESEFRNFDAMRQASQCIGRVLRNKTDYGMMLLVDKRFALNDKCNKIPRWIVQCLKNNTNLSVDAAVAVARGFFKEMAQPWEHEKDLGTTLLSKETLRKMGKLSSSAPKYASVPESLAAENVGIVTTPKTEEEEEGVIAAVREPGSGSRKRKRDGERE is encoded by the coding sequence ATGAAGCTCTACGTTGAGGATGTGCTTGTGGTGTTCCCGTACGAGTATATCTATCCAGAGCAGCTGGACTACATAACGGAACTGAAACGCGGCCTTGACAAGGGAGGTCACATGGTGCTGGAGATGCCGTCGGGGACGGGCAAAACAATCTCGCTGCTGTCTATCTTGGTTGCGTacctgcaccaccacgcccaTGAGAAGCGGAAGGTGGTGTACTGCACCCggacggtggaggagatggtgaaAACAATGGGAGAAATGCGAAAGCTGCTCAAGCActgggaggcggagggcgagCAGCTTCGACCGCTGCGCGGCCTCTGTCTGACTGCAAAGAAGAACCTGTGTATTGAGCCTAGTGTCACCTCGCTTATACACCCAGACAAAGTGGACGCCGGCTGTCGCTCCATCACGGCCCCGTGGCAGCAGGAAGGGCGATGCGGGTACTATGACACGCTGATCCAAGGACCACTGGAGCTTCCCCCAGGGGTGTACTCTTTAGATGACTTGAAAGACTTTGGTGAACAGCACCACGTATGCCCCTACTACCTGGTGCGCAAGGCCCTCCCCATTGTCGACATTATCGTGCACTCGTATCTGTACATGGTTGACCCCGTTGTCTCAGAGGTGACAAAGGCGTTCCTTAATGAGAACACGATTGTTGTGATGGATGAAGGCCACAACGTGGACGATGTGTGCATCGAGGCAATGTCGCTCATCCTCACAAAGAAAGACTCACTCGACGCAAAGCAGAACATGAAGGACTTGAACAAGGAGCTCGATCACTTGAAGGCGACGAACCGGCAGCAACTTCAGGATGAGTACGATCGGCTCGTGAACGGGCTGGCTATGGCTGAGATGGCGCGCATTCCGGAGGAGCGGGCAGTGGTCGTGGCGCCTGCGATTCCAGCCAACGTAGCTGAGGGCGCCATTCCCGCGTCACTGCGCCAGGCCAACCACTTCCTTGTCTTCATGCAGCGTCTCGTCGACTTTACGCATCGCATTGTGGCGCGTATTACTCGTACATACGTGGCTGACCCACTGACGTTTCTCAcaaagctgaaggaggagtgCGCGCTGGAGATCAGCCACTTCCGCTACTTGTCAGAGCGGCTGAAGGTGCTGCTAACAACGCTGCAAGTCACAAATACTGGCAAGTACCGCCCCGTAGCGCTTATCGCACAGATGTACACGCTGCTCTCAATGTACTACACGGATGATCGGTACGAAAAACCAGGGTTCGTGGTGGTGTGCGAGGCGTTTGACCCGACGCGGCCGCAGATACCAGATCCCGTGATCCGTACCGTCTGCGTGGACGCCTCTCTGGCACTGCGGGACACCTTTGGTCGGTACCGCAGCGTTATCCTCACCTCCGGCACACTCTCTCCTATGGACATTTATCCAAAAATATTGGGCTTCGCCCCCGCCGTCTCCAAGTCATTTCAGATGACGCTGTCACGCAAATGCATCGCGCCGGTGATTGTGACTCGCAGCTCGGAGAGCGTGAGCATCACAGCTGAAGAGGTCACAAGCAGTTTCAAGGTGCGCACAAACCCAGCCGCGCAAGCACTCGTCACATCCGCGTACGAGAGTCTGCTGTTCGAGCTGGCAAAGACTGTTCCTGACGGAATGGTGTGCTTCTTTACGGGGTACCAGTACATGGGCGAGGTACTGCTCGCTTGGCACAGCTCCGGGTTTCTGCAGAAGCTGGCGAAGCACAAGCTCATCTTTGTCGAGACCCAGGGTGTGGAGGAGACGTCGGTGGCACTCGCCAACTACCGCCGAGCGTGCGACATTGGCCGCGGTGCCATATTCATGTCGATTGCGCGTGGCAAGATCGCAGAAGGAATTGATTTCGACCGCCACTACGGACGCGCGGTGATTATGTTCGGCGTGCCCTTTCTGCCTCCGAACGATGAACCTTTGCGACAGCGGATGCACTGGATGGAGGTGTGCCTTGGCATATCAGAAAGCGAGTTTCGCAACTTCGACGCGATGCGCCAGGCGTCGCAGTGTATCGGGCGGGTGCTACGCAACAAGACAGACTACGGGATGATGCTTCTGGTCGATAAGCGGTTCGCGCTCAACGACAAGTGCAATAAGATTCCACGCTGGATTGTTCAGTGCCTCAAGAACAACACCAACCTTAGCGTCGACGCGGCCGTCGCAGTTGCTCGAGGGTTCTTCAAGGAAATGGCGCAGCCATGGGAACACGAGAAGGACCTCGGCACCACCTTGCTCTCGAAAGAGACTCTCCGAAAGATGGGTAAGCTGAGCTCATCAGCTCCCAAGTACGCATCTGTCCCTGAATCACTAGCTGCCGAGAATGTGGGTATCGTGACAACGCCaaagacggaggaggaagaggagggtgtTATCGCCGCAGTGCGCGAGCCAGGAAGCGGTAGTCGGAAGCGCAAGCGAGATggcgagagggagtga
- a CDS encoding cullin-like protein (TriTrypDB/GeneDB-style sysID: LpmP.24.2260), producing MLEEDRQALRKMKADFEALADLANSDFKGYNTFERRMNHYNTVYTAATRNTSRAAEYPGYDAGELLYMEYNEMLTTYLWRYRDLSGDSEKGLFQKILDVWDHYKILMKWNMRTFGYLSRYYIVYHSKPSLQQVGLSIFLEQVFKKNADVVSSITQKLLLKERADRVVSTDAKQIATAIGLFSSMNIEDTQSIYITAFLEPYLDKTKRDYERFLQEWDAAADAAVFLRSVHEALTNERSICRRYFSMQDEERIMTCVEATLVDSPVTRNKLVDSPTGVLAMLRNRDEAQLQMCNSFFSRRESGVALLAGLIKKQIEAEGLELCERFKDEEASVDVVAYTTGMMHLQEVYPQLLSRCFQLDFTLSKAVREGLEACYNHGVSVTSSSGGESHVVPFCEWLSHYVNHLFQQEAGPASAEVDRIVATLAYVTERDRFIATSREHMADRILFPVKKFSEANERALIQRFRQRCGPACTACLESMLHDWEASSSFRVMEVLASKNIISPFEVNLLVAKKGIWPSRLSDEPDIVVPSFLQRVLEPLRDDYLAGKSGRVLTWSHECSSGELQGYFKKGTQLFYACGIQTLILLCFNSSPVCTPQQIGDRCHVTFASLQRYLSPLIRSRVLTRKSGKALLQLDDELTVNDEFVCRARRMRLPPSLARVSVVGSDRISKQVEEDRKPAIDGALVRIMKGRRSLEHAELILECQQHLSSRFSPDIKLIKQRIEELIRREYISRDSRNKGVYHYIA from the coding sequence ATGCTGGAAGAAGATCGGCAGGCGTTGCGCAAGATGAAGGCCGACTTCGAGGCCCTCGCCGACCTGGCGAATAGCGACTTCAAAGGATACAATACCTTCGAGAGACGGATGAACCACTACAACACCGTCTAcactgcagcgacgcggaACACGTCGAGGGCTGCCGAGTACCCTGGCTACGATGCTGGCGAGCTATTGTACATGGAGTATAATGAAATGTTGACTACCTACCTGTGGCGATACCGAGACCTTTCTGGCGACTCCGAGAAGGGGCTTTTCCAGAAGATTTTGGATGTGTGGGATCACTACAAGATCCTGATGAAATGGAACATGCGGACGTTCGGGTACCTGTCCCGGTACTATATTGTGTACCATTCAAAGCCTTCGCTGCAGCAAGTGGGTCTGAGCATCTTTCTGGAGCAGGTCTTCAAGAAAAATGCCGATGTAGTGAGCTCAATTACGCAGAAGCTGCTTctgaaagagagggcggatCGAGTCGTGAGTACCGACGCCAAGCAGATTGCGACAGCAATCGGACTCTTTTCCTCCATGAACATCGAGGACACTCAGTCGATCTACATCACAGCGTTTCTAGAGCCGTACTTGGACAAGACGAAGAGAGACTACGAGCGGTTTTTGCAGGAGTGGGACGCTGCAGCCGACGCGGCCGTCTTTCTCCGCTCCGTTCACGAAGCTCTCACAAATGAGCGGAGTATATGTCGTCGCTACTTTTCGATGCAGGATGAAGAGCGCATTATGACGTGTGTCGAGGCCACCCTTGTCGACTCCCCTGTCACGCGGAACAAACTGGTGGACTCCCCTACGGGTGTTCTAGCGATGTTGCGAAACCGGGATGAGGCCCAGCTGCAAATGTGCAATAGCTTCTTCTCCAGGCGCGAGTCTGGCGTCGCACTTCTGGCAGGCCTGATCAAGAAGCAAATCGAGGCCGAGGGTCTGGAACTGTGTGAGAGGTTCAAAGACGAGGAGGCTTCCGTAGACGTGGTGGCCTACACCACAGGGATGATGCACTTGCAGGAGGTCTACCCGCAACTGCTGTCGCGCTGTTTCCAGCTTGACTTCACTCTTTCTAAGGCTGTTCGGGAGGGACTGGAAGCATGCTACAACCACGGTGTGTCCGTcacgagcagcagtggcggtgaAAGCCACGTTGTGCCCTTCTGCGAATGGCTCTCGCACTACGTGAATCACCTGTTCCAACAAGAGGCGGGACCAGCCAGCGCAGAGGTGGATCGCATTGTAGCCACTTTAGCGTATGTGACGGAGCGCGATCGCTTCATCGCGACGTCGCGCGAGCACATGGCCGATCGTATTCTCTTTCCTGTTAAGAAGTTCAGCGAGGCGAATGAGCGCGCGCTCATCCAGCGCTtccggcagcggtgcggccCGGCGTGCACCGCGTGCCTGGAGAGCATGCTGCACGACTGGGAGGCGTCAAGTAGTTTTCGTGTAATGGAAGTGCTGGCGAGCAAGAACATAATCTCACCATTCGAGGTTAACCTCCTTGTTGCTAAGAAAGGAATCTGGCCATCTCGACTTTCTGACGAGCCCGACATCGTTGTTCCGTCATTTTTGCAGCGCGTCTTGGAGCCGCTCCGCGACGACTATCTTGCCGGGAAGTCAGGTCGCGTGCTGACGTGGTCGCACGAgtgcagcagtggtgagCTGCAGGGCTATTTCAAGAAAGGTACTCAGCTTTTTTATGCGTGTGGCATCCAAACGTTGATTCTTCTGTGCTTTAACTCATCGCCAGTATGCACACCCCAGCAGATTGGGGACCGCTGCCATGTTACGTTCGCCTCACTTCAGCGGTACCTGTCGCCTCTCATTCGCAGTCGTGTCCTCACCCGGAAATCTgggaaggcgctgctgcaatTGGATGACGAACTTACGGTCAACGACGAGTTCGTCTGCAGAGCACGGCGAATGCGGCTTCCTCCGTCGCTTGCGCGTGTGAGCGTTGTCGGAAGCGACCGCATATCAAAGCAAGTCGAAGAAGACCGAAAGCCGGCTATCGACGGGGCGCTGGTGCGTATTATGAAAGGACGTCGCTCTCTTGAGCACGCGGAGCTAATTCTCGAGTGTCAACAGCACCTCAGCTCACGATTTTCGCCGGATATCAAGCTGATCAAACAGCGCATAGAGGAGCTGATCCGACGAGAATATATTAGCCGCGATTCCCGCAATAAGGGTGTTTACCATTATATTGCTTGA
- a CDS encoding hypothetical protein (TriTrypDB/GeneDB-style sysID: LpmP.24.2270), translating into MEQYESMVECTEFVRSNVLLQGSGSSPSASACYENAMNYFRHARGSHYVAASHLVEVGLWDALRRAEGSVLRLAQLSEVRQSMKAYNTCTTSNSSGDLSSQLASLERSIDKLLSEFPQSVDELVAPTHNESLCSAAARSALAVVPSFVSINASLRVINDKLFSLDGFSRDMLPLMRHDVDVSLQCLLVASRLDTLEQKLSTIEELVAAFGRSSAASKATLECISIKHGDTNLATAM; encoded by the coding sequence ATGGAACAGTACGAGTCCATGGTAGAATGCACAGAGTTTGTGCGATCAaatgtgctgctgcaaggTAGTGGCTCCTCACCCTCAGCAAGTGCTTGCTACGAGAATGCCATGAATTACTTTCGACATGCTCGCGGCTCACACTACGTTGCTGCTTCACACTTGGTCGAGGTGGGGCTCTGGGATGCTCTTCGCCGAGCTGAAGGCTCGGTTCTCCGATTGGCTCAACTGAGTGAGGTCCGGCAGAGTATGAAAGCATACAACACTTGCACGACTTCCAACAGCTCTGGAGACTTGTCATCTCAACTTGCATCTTTGGAGAGGTCGATCGACAAGCTGCTCTCCGAGTTCCCTCAAAGTGTTGATGAGTTGGTAGCCCCGACTCACAATGAATCTCTctgctcagcagccgcaAGATCGGccttggcggtggtgccgagCTTTGTTTCGATAAATGCTTCGCTTCGCGTCATCAACGATaagctcttctctctcgatGGCTTTTCGCGCGATATGCTCCCTTTGATGCGCCATGACGTTGATGTTTCGCTTCAATGCCTTCTTGTTGCGAGCCGCCTGGACACGCTTGAGCAAAAGCTGAGTACTATTGAGGAGCTGGTTGCCGCGTTTGGTCGCTCTTCCGCGGCCAGCAAGGCAACCTTGGAGTGCATCAGCATCAAGCATGGAGACACTAACCTCGCAACAGCCATGTAA
- a CDS encoding hypothetical protein (TriTrypDB/GeneDB-style sysID: LpmP.24.2280), whose amino-acid sequence MPPKVKKVSTAASNELYYEDQRLADEIVILKERLNALKKVYLDRMKALAEQKQQQLLFSAELEERTALLEGKKSEKADVLTDSTRVYKVRERMAVQDIVMQDAALNALQEAKRKLQDQLEACSADFDSRIKSKKREFESLCERTTDMEKEIAMLLSDVEVCSP is encoded by the coding sequence ATGCCCCCCAAGGTGAAAAAAGTGTCAACAGCAGCCTCGAACGAGCTCTACTACGAAGACCAGCGACTAGCAGATGAGATCGTCATCTTGAAAGAGAGGCTCAATGCTCTGAAGAAAGTGTACTTGGATAGGATGAAGGCACTTGCTGAGcaaaagcagcagcaacttcTTTTCAGTGCAGAACTGGAGGAAAGGACGGCGCTTTTAGAAGGTAAGAAGAGTGAAAAAGCTGATGTCCTAACGGACAGCACTCGAGTCTACAAGGTGAGAGAGCGCATGGCTGTACAGGACATTGTGATGCAGGATGCTGCTCTGAACGCGCTTCAAGAGGCAAAAAGGAAACTGCAGGATCAGCTAGAGGCCTGCAGTGCCGATTTTGATAGCCGAATTAAGAGTAAGAAAAGAGAATTCGAATCTCTTTGTGAGCGAACCACTGACATGGAAAAGGAAATTGCCATGCTGCTATCTGATGTGGAGGTATGCTCACCGTAG
- a CDS encoding mitogen-activated protein kinase (TriTrypDB/GeneDB-style sysID: LpmP.24.2290): MPPKRPQALEQLHVAPRDKAVSITDTMTLVVKGEGGVEMRVKQTGIAKGPCSQPAGSQPKSDAVMNKIKFEDLRIGSELGKGSQGKVRVAQHKITGKKYAMKYITFDGDSDDMRSALEAELRQVAAVKHHNIVSSYEAFFRDGRLYIVLEYMDCGTMNSLIEQHPEGFTEDMLAYIARELFRGLEFLHQLNMIHRDIKPANVLANTKGEIKISDFGVAKTLSGDDMQTLSAQGSMPYMSPERIQSKPYSFNSDIWSAGLTIAECAFREYPFASMKPKLFELCQMIASGTAKINWDERKTKFSEEFKEFIELCLRPEATRPSATEMLSHSLIQKANNVNPLEVGRWMSPKK; encoded by the coding sequence ATGCCCCCCAAGCGACCGCAGGCTCTAGAGCAACTTCATGTTGCACCTCGAGACAAAGCAGTGTCTATCACAGATACCATGACCCTAGTTGtgaaaggagagggtggtGTGGAGATGCGTGTGAAGCAGACGGGTATAGCTAAAGGACCTTGTTCACAGCCAGCTGGCAGCCAACCAAAATCGGACGCTGTCATGAACAAGATCAAGTTTGAGGATTTACGTATTGGCTCAGAGCTTGGAAAGGGATCTCAAGGCAAGGTACGCGTAGCACAGCACAAAATTACCGGTAAGAAGTACGCAATGAAATATATCACTTTTGATGGAGACTCTGATGACATGCGTTCCGCTTTGGAAGCAGAGCTGAGGCAGGTAGCTGCGGTGAAGCACCACAACATTGTTTCTTCTTATGAGGCGTTTTTCCGCGACGGTCGACTTTACATTGTCCTTGAGTATATGGACTGCGGCACCATGAATAGTCTTATCGAACAACATCCAGAGGGTTTTACTGAAGATATGCTCGCATATATTGCACGCGAGCTCTTCAGAGGCCTAGAGTTTCTCCATCAGCTGAATATGATTCACCGCGATATCAAACCTGCTAACGTCCTGGCAAATACGAAGGGGGAAATCAAAATCTCGGATTTTGGTGTCGCAAAAACACTTTCTGGTGATGATATGCAAACCCTCTCTGCACAAGGGTCGATGCCGTACATGAGCCCGGAGAGAATACAGTCGAAGCCGTACTCGTTCAACAGTGACATCTGGAGCGCTGGGCTGACAATTGCGGAGTGTGCATTTCGAGAATACCCCTTTGCTTCGATGAAGCCGAAATTGTTTGAGCTGTGCCAGATGATAGCTTCGGGCACAGCGAAGATTAACTGGGATGAGCGGAAAACAAAATTTAGCGAAGAGTTCAAAGAGTTTATTGAGCTTTGTCTACGCCCAGAGGCTACACGCCCGAGCGCAACAGAAATGCTGAGCCACTCACTTATTCAAAAGGCGAATAATGTGAATCCTCTTGAAGTGGGGAGGTGGATGTCCCCAAAGAAGTGA
- a CDS encoding hypothetical protein (TriTrypDB/GeneDB-style sysID: LpmP.24.2300): MEIGNADEQTLRVPSVTRADIARREAAEDYYALLVEEWANYASRKGYSKNEVRTKWTTETWDAFEARKHAQKLFLKRHELRSQKKAAQLSETQKWSEQKSAAVVEKIMAFEAEQRGTLLQPRHFLFVDYYDYQQFLFRNGRSFIENEENLLRCKLSEAEDDIMCLLVTQWHWSNSLQSARENERIEEEAAAERLKELQYQQKLEEERLLEAQRTAQEREAAQAEKEQAEVEKRLERKRRDEERRAKARSEREQRRAKE, from the coding sequence ATGGAGATCGGTAATGCTGATGAGCAGACTCTCAGAGTGCCGTCTGTGACGCGTGCCGATATTGCACGTAGAGAAGCTGCAGAGGATTATTATGCCCTTTTGGTGGAAGAATGGGCCAACTATGCGTCAAGAAAGGGCTATTCGAAAAATGAAGTGCGTACGAAGTGGACAACGGAAACGTGGGATGCCTTTGAGGCGCGAAAACATGCTCAAAAATTGTTTCTCAAACGTCATGAACTGCGATCGCAGAAGaaagcagcgcagctttCCGAGACTCAAAAGTGGTCCGAGCAAAAAAGTGCCGCTGTTGTCGAAAAGATTATGGCATTTGAAGCTGAACAAAGGGGTACACTACTGCAGCCCCGGCACTTCCTCTTTGTTGACTATTACGACTATCAGCAATTTTTGTTTCGTAATGGGCGTAGTTTTATTGAGAATGAAGAAAACCTTCTGCGTTGTAAACTTTCTGAAGCAGAAGATGATATTATGTGCCTGCTGGTGACGCAGTGGCACTGGAGTAATAGCCTTCAGTCAGCTCGCGAAAACGAGCGTATCGAAgaagaggctgctgctgagcgactCAAGGAGTTACAATACCAACAGAAACtagaagaagaaaggctgTTGGAGGCACAGCGCACTgcacaggaaagagaggcggccCAGGCCGAAAAAGAGCAAGCCGAAGTTGAGAAACGTCTCGAGCGCAAGAGGCGAGATGAAGAGCGGCGTGCTAAAGCGCGATCCGAACGAGAGCAACGAAGGGCAAAAGAATGA